In Helianthus annuus cultivar XRQ/B chromosome 3, HanXRQr2.0-SUNRISE, whole genome shotgun sequence, a single window of DNA contains:
- the LOC110930552 gene encoding subtilisin-like protease gives MDSTMVLILTTILSLISANAAELETYIVHLDSSKGQHFIQKQDRQNWYESFLPRTTSSANEKPAAMVFAYHNVLNGFAAKLSTKHVKVMEKMEGFLFARPERMYTKHTTHTPNFLGLHQSLGFWSGSNFGKGVIIGVLDTGTTPGHPSFNDNGVPPPPAKWKGKCEIEGCNNKLIGLRDLTTGENGTRFDEDGHGTHTSSTAAGNFVGDTSVFGNAKGTAVGMAPLAHVAMYKVCTVLGCPESAIIAGMDASVEDGVDVLSISLGGDSVPLYDNSIAVGAFTAIQKGIFVACSAGNSGPFNSTMENESPWILTVGASTIDRKIVASVSLGNKEVFDGESLFQPKDFPQTYLPLVYPGSNGDQNASLCVEGSLDHVDVKGKVVACDRGVIGRLDKGETVKNAGGVAMILLNQASDGDTTIADAHVLPASNVGYKEGVAIKTYISSTASPTATLLFRGTVIGENSAPAVASFSSRGPNLASPGILKPDIIGPGVSVLAAWPVSVENNTQTSSTFNMMSGTSMSCPHLAGIAALLKASHPDWSPAALKSAIMTSADQVSLNGKPIEDGRELRADIFAIGSGHVNPSKANDPGLVFDIDPDDYIPYLCGLGYTSQQVGIIVTKAVSCSNTIPEGQLNYPSYAMTLSSGENKTYSRTVTNVGEANSTYTISMPDVVVPNGTVLVVHNPTLKFTGVNQKVTYELTFRRSSSEEINVPYGEGAIAWRAGKYLVRTPFVIKFV, from the coding sequence ATGGATTCTACAATGGTTCTTATTCTAACCACCATTTTAAGCCTCATTTCAGCCAATGCTGCTGAACTCGAAACCTACATTGTTCATTTAGACTCATCCAAGGGTCAACACTTTATTCAAAAACAAGATCGTCAAAACTGGTACGAGTCGTTTTTACCGCGAACCACTAGCAGTGCAAATGAGAAACCAGCTGCTATGGTGTTTGCATATCATAACGTGCTAAACGGGTTTGCAGCGAAACTATCCACGAAGCATGTGAAGGTGATGGAAAAGATGGAGGGGTTCTTATTTGCAAGGCCTGAAAGAATGTACACGAAGCACACGACTCATACTCCCAACTTCTTGGGGCTGCATCAGAGTTTAGGATTCTGGAGCGGTTCGAACTTTGGAAAGGGGGTCATAATCGGGGTTCTAGACACTGGAACGACTCCAGGTCATCCTTCTTTTAATGACAATGGAGTCCCTCCACCACCGGCGAAGTGGAAAGGGAAATGTGAAATTGAAGGGTGCAACAATAAACTGATTGGGTTGCGGGATCTTACAACGGGTGAAAATGGTACGCGATTTGATGAAGATGGGCATGGTACACATACTTCGAGCACTGCGGCTGGGAATTTTGTTGGTGATACGAGTGTATTTGGAAACGCGAAAGGGACTGCGGTTGGGATGGCGCCACTTGCGCATGTGGCTATGTATAAAGTGTGTACGGTGTTGGGTTGTCCAGAGAGTGCGATCATAGCCGGAATGGATGCATCAGTTGAAGATGGTGTAGACGTGCTTTCAATATCGCTAGGTGGAGATTCTGTTCCATTGTATGATAATAGTATCGCGGTGGGTGCATTTACCGCTATACAAAAAGGTATATTTGTTGCTTGTTCTGCTGGAAATTCCGGTCCTTTTAACTCTACGATGGAGAACGAGTCTCCATGGATTCTTACAGTAGGGGCTAGTACGATTGATAGGAAAATAGTTGCAtctgtttctcttggaaacaaggAAGTGTTCGATGGGGAATCTTTGTTCCAACCTAAAGATTTCCCTCAAACATATCTCCCTTTGGTGTACCCGGGGTCGAATGGTGATCAAAATGCATCGTTATGCGTAGAAGGATCATTGGACCATGTCGACGTGAAAGGGAAGGTGGTAGCGTGTGATAGAGGTGTTATAGGGAGACTTGACAAGGGGGAAACGGTAAAGAATGCGGGAGGTGTTGCGATGATTCTACTTAACCAAGCCTCAGATGGTGATACTACAATTGCGGATGCTCATGTTCTTCCGGCGTCAAATGTTGGTTACAAAGAAGGAGTCGCGATCAAGACATACATTAGTTCAACCGCGTCCCCTACAGCCACTTTGTTATTCCGCGGGACTGTAATTGGAGAAAACTCAGCTCCTGCAGTGGCTTCTTTCTCGTCTAGGGGGCCAAACTTGGCAAGCCCTGGAATCTTGAAGCCGGATATTATTGGACCGGGGGTTAGTGTGCTAGCAGCATGGCCTGTTTCTGTTGAGAACAACACACAAACAAGCTCCACGTTTAATATGATGTCCGGTACTTCAATGTCATGCCCTCATTTGGCGGGCATAGCAGCATTATTGAAAGCTTCTCACCCTGATTGGTCACCTGCGGCTCTCAAATCCGCAATCATGACATCAGCCGATCAAGTTAGCTTAAACGGTAAACCTATTGAAGATGGAAGAGAGCTCCGCGCAGACATATTTGCCATAGGTTCGGGCCATGTAAATCCATCAAAAGCTAATGATCCAGGGCTAGTTTTTGACATTGATCCAGATGATTACATTCCTTATTTGTGCGGGCTCGGCTACACAAGCCAACAAGTTGGAATCATTGTAACGAAAGCGGTTTCATGCTCGAACACCATACCTGAAGGACAACTTAACTATCCTTCCTATGCGATGACATTATCAAGTGGCGAAAACAAAACATACTCAAGGACAGTAACAAACGTCGGTGAGGCTAATTCTACTTACACCATATCGATGCCAGATGTAGTTGTTCCAAATGGTACTGTTCTTGTCGTTCACAATCCTACTTTGAAATTCACCGGAGTGAACCAAAAGGTAACATATGAACTAACGTTTAGACGTTCGAGTAGTGAGGAAATTAATGTTCCTTACGGTGAAGGAGCGATAGCTTGGCGTGCAGGGAAATACTTGGTTAGAACCCCTTTTGTTATCAAGTTTGTGTAA
- the LOC110928262 gene encoding subtilisin-like protease, translating into MASILVLILTTILSFTLANAAELETYIVHLDTPIGQHFFKKQDRENWYHAYLPQTTSGANEEPATLVFAYHNVLNGFAARLSAEHVKAMESMEGFLFARPQRMYSTQTTHTPNFLGLHQNKGFWRGSNYGKGVVIGVLDTGTTPSHPSFNDKGVPPPPAKWKGKCEVEGCNNKLIGLRDLTTGGKDTWFDENGHGTHTSSTAAGNFVNKASVSGNAKGTAAGIAPLAHVAVYKVCTDVKCPESAIIAGLDVAVEDGVDVLSLSLGIDSVPLYQDGIAIGAFTAIQKGIFVACAAGNSGPSNSTLSNEAPWILTVGASTIDRKIVGSVSLGNKDVLDGQSLFQPKDFPQTYLPLVYDPNISLCLHGSLDHIDVKGKVVVCDRGVLSRIGKGRVVKKAGGAAMILMNQALDGDTTDADSHVLPASHVSFKDGVAIKTYINTTVSPKATLKFRGTVIGVDSAPAVASFSSRGPSLRSPGILKPDIIGPGVSVLAAWPDFVKNNTKISSTFTMISGTSMSCPHLAGIAALLKVAHPNWSPAAIKSAIMTTADQVSLNGNPIEDERGFRADIFAIGSGHVNPSKANDPGLVYDIEADDYIPYLCVLGFTRQQVGIIVKKMVSCSKTIPQGQLNYPSFAMTLARGENKTYTRTVTNVGKAKSTYTISMQDIDVPKGIVVVVHNRTLKFTKMNQKLTYGLTFRRSSSMNINLPYGEGAMAWRSGKYFVRTPFAIKFV; encoded by the coding sequence ATGGCTTCTATATTGGTTCTCATTCTAACCACCATTCTAAGCTTCACTTTAGCCAATGCTGCTGAACTCGAAACCTACATTGTCCATTTAGACACACCCATTGGCCAACACTTCTTTAAAAAACAAGATCGTGAAAACTGGTACCACGCATATTTACCACAGACCACTAGTGGTGCAAATGAGGAACCAGCTACCTTGGTGTTTGCATATCATAACGTGCTAAACGGGTTCGCAGCGAGGCTATCCGCGGAGCATGTGAAGGCAATGGAAAGTATGGAGGGGTTTTTATTCGCAAGGCCTCAAAGAATGTACTCGACTCAAACGACTCATACTCCCAACTTCTTGGGGCTGCACCAGAATAAAGGTTTCTGGAGGGGTTCGAACTATGGAAAGGGGGTTGTAATCGGGGTTCTAGACACTGGAACGACTCCAAGCCATCCTTCTTTCAATGACAAAGGAGTCCCTCCACCGCCCGCGAAATGGAAAGGGAAATGTGAAGTTGAAGGGTGCAACAATAAACTGATCGGGTTGCGGGATCTTACGACGGGTGGAAAGGATACATGGTTTGATGAAAATGGACATGGTACTCACACCTCGAGCACCGCGGCTGGAAATTTTGTTAATAAAGCGAGTGTGTCTGGAAACGCGAAAGGGACAGCAGCTGGGATTGCGCCGCTTGCTCATGTAGCCGTGTATAAAGTATGTACGGATGTGAAATGTCCGGAGAGTGCGATTATAGCAGGACTGGATGTGGCAGTTGAAGATGGTGTAGATGTGCTTTCATTATCGCTAGGAATAGATTCGGTTCCATTGTATCAGGATGGTATTGCGATAGGTGCGTTTACGGCTATACAGAAAGGTATATTTGTAGCTTGTGCTGCGGGTAATTCGGGTCCTTCGAACTCTACCCTGTCGAACGAGGCTCCATGGATTCTTACAGTCGGGGCTAGTACGATTGATAGGAAAATAGTTGGATCGGTATCTCTTGGAAACAAGGATGTGTTAGATGGACAATCGTTATTCCAACCTAAAGATTTCCCTCAAACATACCTGCCATTGGTGTATGATCCAAACATATCGTTGTGTTTACACGGATCATTGGACCATATCGATGTGAAAGGGAAGGTGGTAGTGTGTGATAGAGGTGTTCTATCAAGAATTGGGAAAGGTAGAGTGGTAAAGAAGGCTGGAGGGGCTGCGATGATTCTTATGAACCAAGCATTAGATGGTGATACTACTGATGCGGATTCTCACGTTCTTCCCGCGTCACATGTCAGTTTCAAAGATGGAGTGGCGATTAAGACGTATATTAACACAACCGTGTCTCCAAAGGCCACTTTGAAATTCCGAGGGACTGTAATCGGAGTAGATTCAGCTCCTGCAGTGGCTTCTTTCTCGTCTAGGGGGCCAAGCTTGCGAAGCCCGGGAATCTTGAAACCGGATATTATTGGCCCGGGCGTTAGCGTGCTAGCAGCATGGCCTGATTTTGTTAAAAACAACACAAAAATAAGCTCTACATTTACTATGATATCTGGTACTTCTATGTCTTGCCCGCATTTGGCAGGCATAGCAGCATTGTTGAAAGTTGCTCACCCAAATTGGTCACCTGCGGCTATCAAATCCGCAATCATGACAACAGCCGATCAAGTTAGCCTAAACGGTAATCCTATTGAGGATGAAAGAGGGTTTCGTGCGGACATATTTGCTATAGGTTCGGGCCATGTAAATCCATCAAAAGCTAATGATCCGGGGCTAGTTTATGACATTGAGGCAGATGATTACATTCCTTATTTGTGCGTGCTTGGCTTCACAAGGCAACAAGTTGGAATTATCGTAAAAAAAATGGTTTCGTGTTCGAAAACCATTCCCCAAGGACAACTGAACTATCCTTCCTTTGCAATGACATTAGCAAGAGGAGAAAACAAAACATACACAAGGACGGTGACAAACGTCGGCAAGGCTAAATCTACTTATACTATATCGATGCAGGATATCGATGTTCCAAAGGGCATAGTTGTCGTCGTTCACAATCGTACTTTGAAATTTACCAAAATGAACCAGAAGTTAACGTATGGACTAACGTTTAGACGTTCTAGTAGCATGAATATTAATCTTCCTTATGGCGAAGGAGCGATGGCTTGGCGTTCAGGTAAATACTTTGTTAGAACCCCTTTTGCTATCAAGTTCGTTTAA